Proteins encoded within one genomic window of Spirochaeta isovalerica:
- the zapB gene encoding cell division protein ZapB: MITLDQVQKLENKVNDAVDLINRLKAEKVVLEEKIVQYEMQILELEEMAETLNKDQNEIEDKIIGALNQLEELDTAKETTTESVTIEDEEGEEAVVEDSVDEDVQSEESDTSAEGSVSEDLEFVMTDSEESDEEVINSEENTEEESDMEIEEDSDVERDEDNQSELQESITEDSQDGIPVDETVEEEEVPTVDSEFGEMPEDKKEQKKEEAGPEADLFEQSLDIF; this comes from the coding sequence ATGATTACCCTTGATCAGGTTCAGAAACTTGAAAATAAAGTCAATGACGCTGTCGATCTGATAAACAGACTTAAAGCTGAGAAAGTTGTACTGGAGGAGAAGATCGTCCAGTATGAAATGCAGATTCTTGAGCTTGAAGAGATGGCTGAAACTCTAAATAAGGACCAGAACGAGATCGAGGATAAAATTATTGGAGCTCTGAATCAGCTCGAAGAACTTGATACGGCTAAAGAAACTACAACTGAATCTGTCACTATAGAAGATGAAGAAGGAGAAGAAGCTGTTGTTGAGGACTCCGTCGACGAAGACGTTCAATCCGAAGAAAGCGACACTTCCGCAGAAGGTTCTGTAAGTGAAGATCTGGAATTTGTCATGACCGATTCAGAAGAATCGGATGAAGAGGTCATCAATAGCGAGGAGAATACAGAAGAAGAATCTGATATGGAAATAGAAGAAGATTCTGATGTAGAACGCGATGAAGACAATCAATCTGAACTGCAGGAAAGCATTACGGAAGATTCTCAGGACGGAATACCTGTAGATGAAACAGTAGAAGAGGAAGAAGTTCCCACTGTCGATTCAGAATTCGGGGAAATGCCTGAGGATAAAAAAGAACAAAAAAAAGAAGAGGCCGGTCCTGAAGCCGACCTCTTCGAGCAGAGTTTGGATATTTTTTAG